The following DNA comes from Pseudodesulfovibrio alkaliphilus.
CCTTCTGCTGGGCCTCATCGGCGGAATCATGGCCTACTACAGCCAGTTGGCGACCATCTAGGAAAACGCCGTGGGCTGGTTGCGCGACACCATCGAGGCTTGGCGGGCACGGCGCAAGCTCGCTCGGGAGATAGATCCACGCACCATCCAGAAAATGGCGCGGGAAATCCGCGATCTGGCCATGCTTGCCGCCCAGCTCGGCCCCCGAGGCAAGGATGTCAGGGCCTTGATCCGAAATATCATGACCGAGATGGACCGGCTCACGGAACTGGCCGACCGACCCGAATTCCGCCGCCTCTCACCGGGCAAGCGGCTGCTCCTGCGCCAGGGACTGCTCGAATCACGCGAGCAACTCCTCGAATCCATCGAGTCCAGCCCCTCGCCCACAGAGCGAATCCAATAGCGCAGACACCGAGCCTCAAGCGGCATGCTCTTTGCTAGCTCCCCTCCCAAAGGACCGGGGAGCCTTGCCGCTGGGGCCTGTCTCCCCGTGGACGCCGCAACCACAATCCGGTGTGTGCCATGAAAAAAACTATTGTTTTCGGGCTGTTGTTTGCCTTGATCTCCTGCGGGCACATAGATCCGTCCATCACTGACCAGACCAGGGTCTACAGCGATCCCACTGTCAGAAAATCGCCGCTCCAGGTGGCGGTCCACCCCAAGGGTCGCCAGTACAGACCTTTGACCGCCTACTTCCACCCCTTCATCATCCAACAGGAAAACAGCGACTACGCCCAGCTTTCCGTCTCCTTTGCCAGGATATTCAACAACGTATGGCTCGAGGAGCGGCTTTTCTCCACCATGGAGTTCAGGCCGGAAAACACCTACCAGGGAGTGAACACCGCCCTGCGTCAGGCCAGGATGCGCGGCGCAGACCTGACCATCGTGGGGTATGTGCCCTACTTCTATGCCGGGCACACCTTGGATGACACGGCCATCACCATCCAGATCGACATCTACGAGACGGCCAGCGGAACCCTGGTCTGGACCATGCTCCAGTCCGGCCGCATCGAAAGCAAACTGCCCAAGGACTACATATACTTCCGACACGAATTCCGCATGACCGACGCCCCCTTTGACATGATCATCCGATCCATCGCCTCGGACA
Coding sequences within:
- a CDS encoding OmpA family protein, whose product is MKKTIVFGLLFALISCGHIDPSITDQTRVYSDPTVRKSPLQVAVHPKGRQYRPLTAYFHPFIIQQENSDYAQLSVSFARIFNNVWLEERLFSTMEFRPENTYQGVNTALRQARMRGADLTIVGYVPYFYAGHTLDDTAITIQIDIYETASGTLVWTMLQSGRIESKLPKDYIYFRHEFRMTDAPFDMIIRSIASDMAIPLKAWLPSPDADFAFAGNARDVTASLTGTPPASASATGGEADLPPEPVVRKPAPVATAAGHPEDTRPHVNGVNLDIQFDFNKDTIRPESYPLLDALGEALNADDLRGRKIIVGGHTDSRGDENYNLALSKRRAEAVKTYLVNKWGVAPSQIETAGYGKTRPIATGSTAEDMRKNRRVEVRLAE